The Nitrospirae bacterium CG2_30_53_67 genome has a segment encoding these proteins:
- a CDS encoding acyl-[acyl-carrier-protein]--UDP-N-acetylglucosamine O-acyltransferase translates to MSIDKTSMIHPKAEIAEDAEIGPFCTIGEHVKIGRGVRIKSHVSIQGWTEIGDECVFFPFSSIGEPPQDLKFKGEASRLIIGRENVFREFITLNRGTEHGGGETVIGDHNFFMAYCHVAHDCRIGNHVVMANAATLAGHITIEDHAIIGGLSAIHQFVRVGRHAIIGGASAVPKDVPPFCNVTGNRAELHGLNTVGLKRNNFSEETVRELKNAYRILFRSDLLLQDAIARVSEEAADIPEVRELLDFLRESKRGICR, encoded by the coding sequence ATGAGCATAGACAAGACATCCATGATTCATCCCAAGGCAGAGATCGCAGAGGATGCGGAGATCGGGCCCTTCTGTACGATCGGGGAACATGTGAAGATCGGCAGAGGGGTCAGGATAAAATCCCATGTGAGTATTCAAGGGTGGACTGAGATCGGGGATGAGTGCGTCTTCTTTCCCTTCTCCTCCATTGGGGAGCCCCCGCAGGACCTCAAGTTCAAGGGGGAGGCGTCCCGCCTCATCATCGGGCGGGAGAACGTCTTCCGAGAGTTTATCACCTTGAATCGTGGGACCGAGCACGGCGGCGGGGAGACCGTGATCGGGGATCATAACTTTTTCATGGCCTATTGCCACGTGGCGCACGACTGCAGGATCGGCAACCATGTGGTCATGGCCAATGCCGCGACCCTGGCGGGTCATATCACGATCGAGGATCATGCCATCATCGGCGGGCTTTCGGCCATTCACCAATTCGTGCGCGTGGGAAGGCATGCCATCATCGGCGGCGCCTCGGCCGTACCCAAGGATGTCCCCCCATTCTGCAATGTGACAGGGAATCGGGCCGAACTGCACGGCCTTAATACCGTTGGACTCAAGCGGAATAACTTTTCCGAGGAAACAGTCCGGGAGCTCAAGAACGCCTACCGCATTCTTTTCCGCTCCGACCTCCTGCTCCAGGATGCCATAGCACGGGTTTCTGAGGAGGCGGCGGATATCCCGGAGGTTCGGGAACTCCTGGATTTCCTGCGGGAGTCCAAGCGGGGGATCTGCAGATGA